In one window of Prevotella fusca JCM 17724 DNA:
- a CDS encoding DUF4280 domain-containing protein: MSSDKGADDVLYIEHGDFTVCTCGAHQSLIEVKSQMYVKRENGHLIATEKDRMHPCHICLKATTAATVVGAISGLMCRGLTFAGAVVGAIVGAVVGGYRGYDKSGGSVWGAIKGAVKGAAGGARLGLLGYGVWGGIKDALLAQMAMKVVNICAFFTRSFFWTKVHPKVRIGGHRALLEGAKLGCTLGGVVSVIRPNYSKASDMLCLSYFTYDRKTAEEKKLVDEAIRPYERYDFEEAVSKFDDDYKEELTNKLKNKELAGYKRVEGKDLDYLGISTSDLQNRNHGFKAEVYTDSEGNCILAFRGTTSDPRDMGKRDLPFMPNWSWDWIDDNASQGLGLGSEQYEDAIRLAQKINANKPEGKELIITGHSLGGGLATAAGAATGSETYAFNPAGVHPNTYEMYGIKNPDTSKVHTYYSNQDFLNMGNNLLELMPDSAGERIRLHTADEFDFSDGHDLPLLLQAIEKKKAEQSREIIAKEYKAM; this comes from the coding sequence ATGAGTTCAGACAAAGGCGCTGATGATGTGCTGTATATTGAGCATGGCGACTTCACCGTTTGTACCTGTGGTGCACATCAGTCACTTATCGAGGTGAAAAGCCAGATGTACGTAAAGCGTGAAAATGGACATTTAATAGCAACGGAGAAAGACCGTATGCACCCATGTCACATTTGCCTTAAGGCGACTACTGCTGCAACGGTGGTAGGAGCTATTTCCGGTTTAATGTGTCGTGGCTTAACTTTTGCAGGTGCAGTTGTAGGAGCCATAGTAGGTGCTGTCGTCGGTGGCTATAGAGGCTATGACAAGAGTGGTGGCAGTGTATGGGGAGCTATCAAGGGAGCTGTCAAGGGAGCAGCTGGGGGAGCTCGGCTGGGACTTTTGGGTTATGGAGTGTGGGGAGGTATAAAAGATGCGTTACTTGCACAGATGGCAATGAAAGTAGTCAATATATGTGCCTTCTTTACCCGTTCTTTCTTTTGGACGAAAGTACATCCCAAGGTAAGGATTGGTGGGCATCGTGCTTTGTTGGAAGGTGCAAAACTCGGTTGTACGCTTGGCGGGGTTGTCTCTGTTATCAGGCCTAATTATAGCAAAGCGTCTGATATGCTGTGCCTAAGTTACTTTACTTATGATCGTAAGACAGCAGAGGAAAAGAAATTGGTAGACGAAGCCATAAGACCCTATGAACGTTACGATTTTGAAGAGGCTGTCAGTAAGTTTGATGATGATTATAAGGAAGAACTGACGAATAAACTGAAAAACAAGGAACTTGCTGGATACAAGAGGGTCGAGGGTAAAGATTTAGATTACTTGGGTATAAGTACGAGTGATTTGCAAAATCGCAACCACGGATTCAAGGCAGAGGTTTATACGGATTCGGAAGGCAATTGTATTCTTGCATTTCGAGGAACAACAAGCGACCCACGTGACATGGGAAAACGAGACCTGCCGTTTATGCCTAACTGGAGCTGGGATTGGATAGATGACAACGCCTCGCAAGGCTTAGGACTGGGAAGTGAGCAGTATGAAGATGCCATACGCTTAGCGCAAAAGATAAATGCGAATAAGCCGGAAGGTAAAGAATTAATTATCACGGGTCATTCTCTGGGTGGCGGCTTGGCTACTGCTGCTGGTGCTGCTACAGGAAGTGAGACTTATGCTTTTAACCCTGCAGGTGTACACCCTAATACCTATGAGATGTATGGTATCAAGAATCCTGATACATCAAAGGTACACACCTATTATTCTAATCAGGATTTCCTGAATATGGGTAATAATCTGCTTGAACTTATGCCAGACTCAGCAGGTGAAAGAATACGACTTCATACCGCTGATGAGTTTGATTTTTCCGATGGTCATGATTTGCCGTTATTGCTTCAGGCTATAGAGAAGAAAAAGGCAGAACAAAGCCGTGAAATTATCGCCAAAGAATATAAAGCAATGTAA